The Marasmius oreades isolate 03SP1 chromosome 2, whole genome shotgun sequence genomic sequence ACGTTATTGATTCGACATGTTGAAAGTGCCTGTCAAGAGGTCTATAAAACCGTATGAACATCCGATGTACATCCTGAATAACGTCCACGCCGTGCCTCTATGACTGTTGATTCGTTGTTCCAAATGAGGTGGAGAATGAGGGTATGACACGGGGACTGGGAACTGGAAGAAATAAATGGCAACGGACCAAATATATCGACTCCAAGATTAGAACCGCTGTCAGCAACAAGGGAACAAACAGCCTATAGGCTATCATGAAAAAAAGAGCTGGGTGAAATGATCAGCCAAAGAACCACCACCAGAGATGGCCGAATAAATGCCGAGGTTGTGGATAGAGAACGATCCAGAACTGCGCTTCCCTCGGTGAAATGTGGGCCGGACATATAGTTTGCAAACATGAATAAGAATTCATAATCGGCTTCgtaaacgaaatgaacaggaAACGAAGAAACTCACTCTTACTTAGTACGTGCACGAATTACGGTCCCTCAGCCTAGTGCTCTCCTCGAGGCAACCAATCAAAGCATTCTGGAGTAGACCGAACATCGCCGACGAAGCACCAAACAGTTTCGACTCAGGATCCAACAGTTGATTCAGCCTGAGTTTAAGCGAATGGACGGAAATGTACATTAATCGAACGACTGCGCTTGTATTCTGGTTCCAACACGTAATATGCTCGAATAGAATGCAAGTAAACGAGTGCTTTCGCGTACGCATCGACGGAGGATCGAGGTTGGTCAATACAGTGACATGCTAAATGGTCTACGTCGAGTGCAAATGAAGTCAGCGGGCAGTAGCAAGGAAATAAAGGAAGACGCACCCTCAAATTCCTACAAGGTCGTTATATCTTCTCAACATCAAACTACAAGAGACTCATGCTTCATCAAATCGACTGCAAGGGCCATTCCATACAACTAGAAACCTCATAGTTACCGTCAGTACGCGATCTGGAACTGGGATAGAACGGCGCACCTTGCAGTTTTTCGGATGTCAGCGATTTCGAGGTGGATGGGAGAAGTGAGCGTGAGAATATTAGCATCGTCTGAAGTAATAGATCATAACGAGCCAACTTCCTGCACTCATACGCTTCGTGTTCTCCGGACCAACGTAATAGATTACCTCGTCGCTGGAGCAGAGAAAGTGTAACGGGTTACGAAAATGTAACGGATATGATAGAGAAATAATGGGGGGAAAAGGTCATCCCTGTCATAAGAGTCCTCAACTAAAGAGATTGGTATAAAGTCTAATCATTCCGACATTAGTTATCTTCCGTCATCTCCTCCTCAACAGCCTTCTTGCCTTCCTCGGTTAGCACCGGTATACCCGATTCTATATCCGCCTCGAAGAATCTGGGAACGAATCTGACAAACGAACGTCACGGTTCCGTACCTCTGCAGACTGAATGGACGGATATGACTCACTCAACgcccttcctcttcctctcagcAGCTTCATCTCTCTGCCTCTGCTCAATCATAACCTTCTCCCGAGTCGCATCCGAAAACTCCTTCCCCAACAACCTACTCGTAACACCCTCCCACAACTTCCTACTCTCCTTTTCCCCCTGTTTCTCCAACGGTCGGACTTGCTTAGGCACAACCCAAAGCgaattcaaatcaatcaaggTGCACCATTCAGAATCAACTGTCGTTAAATCGGTTCTACTTGATGCCCCCTTGTGGTCCGAGGGTGAAGGTAAAGCTGTATGCGAAGGATTAGGTGAATTGGTTGCAGTGTGCGCTCCACCCGATATCGTATGAGATGGATACGATCCAGTTCCTACTCGTCTCCATCTAATAAGACCGCGCCATGATCCATCGAGCATAGCTACCACACGCGAAGGAGGAACGTGTTTGACTTTAGTCCATTCTTCGTGTTGGGTGTCGCCTTCCGATATGGTATGGATGACGCCTTCAATTAGGAAGTGTGGCCTCCCGAGCCAAGACTATTGGATTATCACCGAGTCAGATTGAGGAAGCAGAAACAACTGTATATGTAAAAACCACGCACTTCCTCCTTGTATTCCAGAACCGTTCTAAACTGCTTCCCTCCATGACCGGTAGTACACGTTATGATAATGCTTTCCGAGACAGTCACGTAGAAGCTTCCTCTTAACAATCCGTTTATGCTTGCCGTCGGATGTGTGATACGGTAGAGTTCTCCATTGCCTTTACCCCCAGTGATTCGTACAAACATGCCTGTGAGCCATAAAGATCAGTAAGAGATTCGGAATAGCCAAGAGTGCAGGAAGTACCCTTGGCCTTCGCTCCAGGGGCTACTTTCAATACTGTCCCAGATATTCTGGCTGAAATGTGGTCAACCCCCAGCAACTCCACATGTCGATCAGGACATGAACCATAGTAAACCGAGATAGGTGGGTGATGGGAGATCTGTTCAGTCAGGTATACGACACGAACCTTCTCTCCGAGGTTCAGGACGGAAACCCTGTTAGCGGCATCGTCTACCCCGTCCTGTTGGGGGGTAGTGGCGGCGGTGGATGGGCTCTTGTCATTTCCGAGTATGCTGGACTTGAAGCTGCCGACGAAGCTCGTCGAGCTGTGACCACTGCGAATGCTAGCGCTGTCAGAAACGCCAAGCATTGTGAATTCGGGTTTCTCGGTGCCAGAGATGGGTTCGGTGACTTGAATCTGGGGAACGGGGGGCTCATCGGGTTCAGAGGCAGGGTGAGAGATCGGTGGAACGTCCCAGTGACTACGAAAGTGCTCTCCGAGTACCGAGTTGTAGGGTTTACATACTTTGCCGCGCTAAGGAAGTGAAAAAGGTAGCGCATGTCAGAAATGATAAGTCTGAGGCTACGGAGAATCATATGAAAGAAACTGAAGATTCGGGAGCGAAGGGCGTCACTGGAAAGAGACGCCGTACGTTAGAGAGCGAGTTATGTCGATATCGACACAGTTCGGCTACTCTGGTTCGCCAGCGAGCCGAGCAGTGGCGGTGATCCTAACTCGCAGAAGAGCTCGAGCCCGCTGGGATGAATAGGTATAAGAAAGATCACAAAAGACCACGTACAATGTACTTCAAATCCTTCGTCAACGCCCATCTGATTACTGCCAGCATCCGGTCAAAGGGGTCGTCATAATCGTTGATCCTGTAAAGCGTTCATCGTCAACCTCTCTTCACTGTCCATCGGAAACCAGAATACAGACGCTGCAAAGACATCTGGTCTATCGAGGTATTGAGAGAATTCCAGGTTTGGCATAGGTTCTAACAGCGACGCTGGTAATGATAGTCGCCTATGAATAAGTACTTCTGGGTCAGGATGGGTCAAAGAAGACGAGAAGTAGAACAGAAATAGCGCACATGGAAGCAATATCCTTTACCCCCAGACACTTCTTCACTAGCTGGACAATCATCTTGAGCTTGCCTCCCTCACCAGTGTCGCCTGAATCAGGAACTGAGATGGGGGGACCTGGGGCGCCTTCGTCGATGACATCGGTAATCGAAGAGGTATCTTGCTTATCCTTGTCCTTGTGAGGTGCCATAGTGGTAGTAGATATTAAAAAGACAgcaaaaagaaggaaaggagaagTAGAAGTAGGTTGATGGTGACACTTATAGATGTAAGCGACGCACGGACTCTTGATTGATACATGCTCGGCCCGCCGGTAGCACCACAGCCCCGTCTGTGCATTTctgagttctcagtgaaccacTGACGACTTCATCTTGCTTACTTGGCGAACCCTTTCGTGCTCTCGATCTCGCTGCTTCCGATTACCATTAATACCTTCTGTACAGCCAAAAGTTCCTACGGTGAAAGGCGTTAATTAACTCCATATATAGGCCACTGCGCAAGTTTGCTACACTACACGAAAATGGCGTTAAGGGAACAACACTACGCTGACGGCATGGATAACCACAAAGGCCCAGCACCGCCAGAAGGATAAACACCCCACAGAGGAGTAAAAATTGCCTGCACAGTACGCAAACAACCCGGCTAAGGTGAAAACCCTACGCAGGCCTGTTTTTACTTCTCTTCCCAACCTGGGCCTGGAACCCACTCTTGATAGCATTGACACTACGTCTACTTCCACAGCTCTCGCACGACATGAAGAAAATTCGGTTCTCCTTCGTCAACAGCGTGTCGGGAGATTTGCACGTCTTGCATGTAACGTACTCCACTATTTCAAGTCATAAAAAACTTTAAATGATAAAAAAAACGACAACATACCAATATACCTCCTCAAAACGTTCTCCACCTGTTTCTGTTGGAACCTTCCCTTGATGACCAGTCTCCCTTCCCCATCTACACTTCCATTCGTACCCATTTCCGAAAAGAGGAATTGTATAACGTGCTCGGGCTATATTGCACACACATGAGGAAACTAGAACGTTGACCGCTAAAAGAGGCTCAACTTACCTGACGATGCATCCTCTTGCAAATATCCGAAATATTCGCAAAGATCGTCTTTTTCGTTCCTTCACGGTGAATGGAAGGAGGCGCAATCGTGTATCGTTTCCCTGAAGTGCTCGACAGAAGAGCAGGATTGGCAGCGTGAAGATGTGTATAGAACCTCGTAAGCAGCTGAGTTGTGAACCATCAGTAAAAGACGGAAAGGACGAGAGATCCGGCGAACCTCAGGATATAAATAATCTCTGTCGCTCCCTAACCATGCTTCATTCCCGGATTCCATGCCCGTAGGTGCATCGGGTTGAGCGAACGGATCTTCACCCAAGTCACCGTCATCATCAAGGATGGGCTTGGGTTGatgttcatcgtcttcatcttcatcctcgttTTTGGTTTTAGATTCGTTTAGCTCTTTCTCGAACGCCTCCAAATtggctttcttcttggacgatttcttctttttctaagATCGCCAATGAATTAACAGTCAGTACACTGCTTTGGTGCCCTGAAAGTTGTGAGACATGCCTTGAGATCAGAAAAATCGAGATCTTCAGTTGCAGCTGGAGCTGGAGCTGCTGTAGTTGGCGTCGCTGTACCAGAGTCGCCGTCACCCTAAAAAGCGGATTACTATGCCTGCAGCGGCGGAACACGAACTCGGAACTCACCAAGTCCATCGGAatatccttcttctttttcttcttcttcaagtcCCCAAACATGGCCTTGAAATCTTCCTCaccctcttccttctccttcatttGCTCGTGAGCAGTCGTAGGTCCAAGATCAACTTCCTCTCCAGTCGTCGTTGTGTTATCGATGCTTTCTGGCGCAGGGGTTGTGGGATCTGCATCGGGACCTAGAGGGTCTTCAGTGAAGGCTACGGCTttctttttcctttttttgaGGGAAGGATCGAATAGAGGTTCTTCTGACATGATGTGCGAAGGTGAGTGTAATTGTGAGTCAAATCGGTCAAATCGGACGGTTCAAATAAGAATTCCCACGCTGCCTCTCCTCGTTTTTCTTTTATAAAATGAACACTAGGGTGGGTTTGGTTATGCCGGCTGCTGGACGGTCGAGGTACGTATATTGAAGTCCGATGTTCGGATAAGACAGGGATAAATCTTTCGTTTACCGAATCACTGGCAGCCATACCGTACGTGCTCAATATAATTATATTCATTATCAACTCACGCGCTGGCCTGACATTCTTCCAGTGTTGCTCGGACAATGTGTCCCAGCTACTTTTTTGTGTCCCGTGTGTAGCCTAGCCGACACATCAGTGGCGGACACCCTTGTGACCGGTGTAGCGGACACAGGAAAAGCGGTGGCCCGGTCTCGGTCCGCCTGGTCCGCCTGCTGAAGCTATCATTTTACGTACTCAGCGTAGATTATTGATCGATTAGTCGACGCTGCGTCGCTACATTGCTCTTCTGTGTACAATACCATACCATTATCTCTCGAATCCTTCCAGTAGTATAACTTCAGATCCAACGGTACTTCCTGAAGCATCCTGACCATAACAACAAGGACCAAACTATTCGACAGCGGAGCAATTACAGTAAGAACATTGGAAGCTACAAACCGAAACGGTACTGCAAATACCACGGTTGGGAGCAAGACACGAAAGCGATACAGAACTACTATATTCCGATAGAAATTGTAATGTATTTACAGTAGATACGAAGGATACACCTCGGATTAGCTGAAGATCACCTGATATACGATAACCGAGCGACAGCGACTACAAAATGTGTCTGCCAGTAGCCTGGCGGCGACAAATGTGACCGGCTAGTGACCGCCAGTGACTTGCTCAACACTGCATTCTTCACATTTCATTCAGGGTCATGGCAGTCAATATTATGCTCTCCACACCATTGAGATTGCTCAGTCCAATTCCATCTCTCGCTCCATTCGCCTCCTCGTTCCCTTCATGAAACCGAATACCAAAGAAGTTGTCCGACAAACGTTCGGTGAAGCCATGACCGTGCTTTCGAACACAATTCAGCGCCTTATTGTCGAGGCCGAAGTCCAACTTGCCAATCTTGAAAAACTCGAGGAGGATCTTCTCGTTCTTCACGAGTTGATCCACCGGGAAGATACTTCCATCTCATCACAGAAATCGGAAATTCCCAGTGAGCTATGGACCAAGCTGGGCGGTAACAAAGCGCGTATTGAAGTGTTCGACAAACATCTGTATTTGTTGAAAAACCTTGGGGTTTATAGGAAACAGGCACTGGCTCATGTCGTCGCAGCACTGCAGACGCTTCGGGCGCTTAGTGACGATATGGAGGATATGAGGGAGAGGGTCACGGCACCTGAATTAGTCGGTGAGAGTGTACCGGTGGACGTGCATTTGAGAAGCATTACCATAGGGCTGGAAAGACTAAAGGAGTCAAGAGTGAAAGCGAAGGAGAGGGAGGACGAAGCTATCCGAAGAGTTCTACAATTGGACCAGGCGGATTAGAGTTTTATACAGGTTGATTTTAACTGTGGTGGTGGTCCAAATATCTTGCATGTGTATATGTAGTCAACCCTCGTAGAACCTAATAGAACAAGAACAGAAATCAGGATGTGGTGCCGTTACTTTCGTCTCCATCCCAGCCAGTTGTTGAACTAGCGGTACTGGCAAGCCGAGTGAACTTCGTTCTCTTATCAAGTTCCTCATCCCATCCGCCACTCTCTTCGTTCGTGCCCCAATTATCAGCGGTCGAACTCCCAACTTCTGGATTCCATTGGGTACTGCTTGTAATACCCCAAGCTGTTTTCTCAGGTTCGTCTTCGTTCCAAGAgacatctccatctccaccGCTACTGCTCGTAGTAAGATAACCCCGGTCGTCGTATTCGGACTTGTACTCCTCCTCTGGATTCCAATTTGCAGGCATATACTCGACGCTCTTCTCATGTTCATCTATACTTTCTTCAGTCGAGGGCCACAACATTCTTGTCCTTTTGGTACCAGGATCTCCCAACAGCTCGACTTTCCATAGCTCCCGTTGTCgttgtatgttcaaatccGGAGCGTCACCGTCTTGTTTGAGGGTCAAAATATTGTTCCGCTCTTGCAGTGATTTAATGAGAACCTCGATCCGCCCACCGCAGGCGATGCTAACATCTCGTTCATACCACAAATCCTCTAGCCGCATAAATGACTCGCGATACTCTTCCATTCGGGCCTTCACGATATCTCTAATCTCGGACAACGGTAAAGGTTTCCGCGCTCGTTCGTGTGCTGGGTGAAGATAGGATACCAGAAGCTCATGCTTgagctcttctttctctttctcttctccgTCGTCTTCGGAGGCTACCCTTTGTTGCTGCTGCAACACCCGAACCGCCTCTCTTGCTTGAGCCTGTCGTTCATCATTCACTCCTTCCTTCGAAACGTCGCGACAAGCGTCGCCCCACCTAGTTCCTCATCTCTACCCCATTCATCTACTTCGTATGCCCGTCCGATATCTCCTAGTTTGAGTTCATAACCCCATTTCCTAGCCTCTTCCTCGCACCAAACTTTGAATTCTTCTGGTGTCCATTCGAATTTATGATCTTCATGACGGAACACTCGGTCAGTGCGTCCTGTAGGATCAGGATATCATGATTTTCGGTTCAGAGGTGCATCTGGGGCAGTGAATCGTGCATTGAATGTATAGGAAGGCGTGGTGATCAACAGCAGGCGAGGTTGATAGATCCCTAGCAGCACCGGGGAGAAAAACGGGAAGACATCGGGCGGGAGGTGTTCGATTCTGTAGTGAAAGAGAATGCAGTATCTATTGAGCTTCCCAGAAGACCTGAACAACTAGACGGAAAAACAAACTTACACTTCAGAAGCAACGATACACTCAACGCCAACGAATGCATCGTTGACCACTTCCAAACCACCTTTCCATATGTTCGCTGTCATCGATTCCCATCTTACGGgctctcttcctccgattGTAGCTCCAAATCCCCAACCTGAACCTCCCCCTACACTGCTGCCCCGAGTGAGCTggtagttgatttggtggGAAATTAAAATTGACGCACGTCAACGACACCTTCTTGTCGTAAAACATCCAAGATCCACATCCTTCGTTGGAGGTAGAGTTGAGGTATGAATGTTACTTTCAGTTCGTGATCTTTACCGTCCATCACTGTGGTTGATTGATTCAAGAAGAGTCAGGGCGGATAGAACCGTGCGCGTCATGAGAGTCAGGGTGTAGCGAATCGCTCGTTCTCTTCTATTTTTGTTTATTTGTTTATCGTTACCCTATTCGGTTAGATCGGATTACCTTCTTTTTCGTATATAAAGACCTGTCACTCACCATCGTACTTTAGTTTCTCTTGAAATACTAGTGGTTATCTCAGTTCTCTCGAGCggctcttcttctctctcgtgTGCGGTCACCGTTTCACGACGCTGCCCCCACATATTTTGAACTCTCAACACCACTCTACTagcttctctctcctctctctctctctcaacGTCGTCGGCGGCTTGGATTTCTCTCTGGTCTGATCAACCCGAAGCTCCCACCTCCGGCACACGGTTTCTCTCTGCTCTCTCGAAAAATATGTCTGTTCGCTATAATCTTCGAAGCGGCGGTGTTGCCCAAACGGCCCCAACCGCTGTTAACAATACTTCGAGCTCTGGACAGCTCGACAGTAATGGTGAGTCCTTCGTTACTATCCCGTCTGCTAGTCGTGCACCTACACCCGGTGTACGCACGCCCGGTAACACTGTCAGTAATGACGACCGCGGTGTTCCCTCGTTGCAAGTTGAGCACGAGGCGGCCCATGTCGAACAAGACTTGGGTACGGGTATTAGTACTCATGGACAACGTCTTGGCGATCTGCCAGACGACGAGCGCGTGAATAATGATTCCCGCTCTTGGAATACTGTACCTACCCGTCGTAGGAGTAGATCTATGGATGAATCAAACCTTTCGTCCCGTTATCATGCGCGCAGTGAAATTAAGAACCGATTTGCCTTGACTGAAGAGCAGCTTTCGGCTGTTCGTCAAGCAGAAGCAAGTATGTCGGACAACGACTGAGCCAGGTTCGATGCTCGTATGAAAATGATT encodes the following:
- a CDS encoding uncharacterized protein (BUSCO:EOG09264OQ8), whose amino-acid sequence is MSEEPLFDPSLKKRKKKAVAFTEDPLGPDADPTTPAPESIDNTTTTGEEVDLGPTTAHEQMKEKEEGEEDFKAMFGDLKKKKKKKDIPMDLGDGDSGTATPTTAAPAPAATEDLDFSDLKKKKKSSKKKANLEAFEKELNESKTKNEDEDEDDEHQPKPILDDDGDLGEDPFAQPDAPTGMESGNEAWLGSDRDYLYPELLTRFYTHLHAANPALLSSTSGKRYTIAPPSIHREGTKKTIFANISDICKRMHRQPEHVIQFLFSEMGTNGSVDGEGRLVIKGRFQQKQVENVLRRYIVEYVTCKTCKSPDTLLTKENRIFFMSCESCGSRRSVNAIKSGFQAQVGKRSKNRPA